The genomic segment gggggggggacacagggacggcgCGGCGTCACgccgggggggctctgggtgtccccgacccccccccccccgacccccccccccctccaaaattTTACCCCCGCAGCTGGGCAGGTAGCACTTGAGCCGGATTTCGCCCTGGACGTCCACCTTCATGGGTgagccctggggagaggggagacggggggggttagactttggggagggggggggacacggagggggggggggacacacggcaCAGCCCGGGGCGGGTCAGAGGGTCCCCGTCCCCACTCACGTTGGCGGCGATGACGACCGTCAGCCTCTCCACCACGTCCAGGAAAACCTCGTTCCGGGCGCCCTgcggatggaggggggggggacgggagggacacacacacacacaaaatatcgggggggggggggggggggggggacacacatggggacactgcgaggcgggggggggggggggatgtcctaCCTGCTCCCCCCGGGGGGGCAGCACGGGGCGGCTGGCGGCCGAGCTGGGGGCCACCTTGCTCTGCTGCGTCTCGGCGCCGAACTGCAACGACGCAAGGacggttgggggggggacacacacatagATGGGGTTTGgagacccccccccgggctgggggggcggtGTCTGGAGTCGGGGGGGTGTCACCCAGGCTGTGGGGTGTCCCCGTGGCCTCACCAGCCCgatggagcccaggtcgaggaggctGAAGGGTTTGGTGGCCACCGGCTCCGTGTGCATGAAGTTGCGCAGCACCTCGGGGGACGTCGTCTGCACGTAGCCGtagtcctggggggggggggggggacacaaaccgggggggggggggtgttgtccccgtcacccccccgcccccccgagctGTCCCCAACCCCggagtggggtgggatgggggggggtgggtgtccccatcacccccagccccaggaggtgccccCCGGGGCGTCCTCACCACCTCGAGCTGTCcttacgccccccccccccccacatagggtgtccccagcccccccccagcgtgtcccccccccaccgggTGGTGTCCCCAgccaaccccaaaccccaaaaaccctgactcccccagcaccctgtgcccccccccacccaggcCCCAgagccccctgagccccccccaaaacccctgagccccccccaaaacccctgagcccccagcaccctgaacccccccccccaaaacccctgactcccccagcaccctgtgcccccccccaccccaggccccAGAGCCCCCTGagcgcccccctcccccaaacccttgaacccccagcacccatagcccccccccaaaaaaaaccctgactcccccagcaccctgtgccccccccgcccccaaaaacccctgagcccccccccaaaaaaaaccctgactccccccagcaccctgtgcccccctccAAACCCTTGAACCCCCAGcacccatagcccccccccaaaaaaaccctgactcctccagcaccctgtgccccccccgcccccaaaaacccctgagcccccccccaaacccttgaacccccagcaccctgaacccccccccacaaaacccctgactcccccagcaccctgtgcccccccccccaggccccagagccccctgagccccccccaaaacccctgagcccccagcaccctgaacccccccccaacaaaacccctgactcccccagcaccctgtgccccccccccaaaacccctgactcccccagcaccctgtgcccccccccaaaacccctgactcccccagcaccctgtgcccccccgcccccaaaaacccctgagccgcccccccccccgccaacccttGAACCCCCAGCAGCCtgtgctccccccccgcccccccaaaacccctgactcccccaagcgccccgtgcccccccccccccgcccccaaaaaccCTCGAGCCCCCtgcaccctgtccccccccccgtgtccccccccccgtccccccccaccagcaTCTCGTCCAGCAGCTCGTAGACGAGGGCGAAGTTGAGCCCCACGCTCTTCTCGCTGAGGGGCCCGCAGAAATCCCGCAGCAGCGTCACCAGCCTGCGGCACCACGCGTGGCCGtcgctgagggggggggggggtccctgtcacccccaccccccccccgtgtccgtccccccccccccctccccgggtacCTGTTGAGGAACTCCACCAGGGCGAAGGGCGACGCGTCCGCCGTGGTGGCGGTGGCCACGAAGTAGAGCCCCCCGTGACGCACGTGGACAAAATGCCGGCCCTCGTGGGTCTGGGGAagaagtttggggggggggggagagttgtcacccccatgggacacccccacacccccccccccggatcccccccccccccctcccctcaccaTGAAGACGGGGGCCTGGTCCCCCGGCAGCGAGGTGATCCCGCGGTAGAAGACGTCGGCCAGGTCCGTGCCGGTGCCGCAGGTCTCCCcccggactttttttttttttttggggggggggtgggttaaggagaatgggggggggacacacacacacacacgcacgcatggggggggggtcctggggacccCCTTCCCCGGGGTGGCGGGAGGAGGATACAGTCCTTGTGGATGAGCCGGTCGCCCTTGGAGGAGAGGATGAAGATCTGGGACAgcatggctgggctggggggggggggacacacacacacaggggttGGTGGGgggccccccccagctctgcgtACCCCCAAAGCtgcctgcccgtgtccccccccccccccccccaaccccgccccaGAGCCCCTGACAACCtgagccccccaaaacccttgtgcccccccccccgcctcccccaggccccagcgctcccagcaccctgagcccccccccccccgaaaaaaaaaaccttgactcccccagcaccctgtgccccccccgcccaggccccagagcccccccaaacccctgagcccccccccaaaacccttgagcccccagcaccctgagcccccccccaaaacccctgactcccccagcaccctgtgccccccccccaggccccagagccccccgcaccctgagcccccccccccccccaaacccttgaaCCCCCAGCACCCTGAACCGCCCCCCCACAaaacccctgactcccccagcacgccgtgcccccccccccaaaaaaccctgagcccccccccaacccttgaggccccagcaccctgagcccccccccagaaaacccctgactcccccagcaccctgtgcccccccccacccaggccccagagcccccccaaacccctgagcccccccccaaccaaacccctgactcccccagcaccctgtgaccccccccaggccccagaaccccctgagccccccccccccaaacccttgaacccccagcacccatagccccccccccgcccaggccccagagccccccgcaccctgagcccccccccaaaacccttgagcccccagcaccctgagcccccccccaaaacccctgactcccccagcaccctgagccccccccaaaacccctgactcccccagcaccctgagccccccccaaaacccttgagcccccagcaccctgagccccccccccaaaacccttgagccccccccccccaccaaacccttgaacccccagcaccctgaaccgcccccccccaaaacccctgactcccccagcaccccgtgcccccccccccgacgttCCCCCACTCACCGCaggccccagagccccccccgggccccgccgtgTCCGTGtatccctccctctccccccctcgCCCTTTAAAAGGGGCGTGTCCGGGCACTTCCGCCCCCAACGTCCCGCCCCCCCGTCACGTGACGCCGGCCGAAAGGGGCGGGGCCCCGGCTGTGGCCCGGTCACGTGGTGGCGTTTTTTCGCGCCACTTT from the Larus michahellis unplaced genomic scaffold, bLarMic1.1 SCAFFOLD_434, whole genome shotgun sequence genome contains:
- the AP4M1 gene encoding AP-4 complex subunit mu-1; the encoded protein is MLSQIFILSSKGDRLIHKDFRGETCGTGTDLADVFYRGITSLPGDQAPVFMTHEGRHFVHVRHGGLYFVATATTADASPFALVEFLNSDGHAWCRRLVTLLRDFCGPLSEKSVGLNFALVYELLDEMLDYGYVQTTSPEVLRNFMHTEPVATKPFSLLDLGSIGLFGAETQQSKVAPSSAASRPVLPPRGEQGARNEVFLDVVERLTVVIAANGSPMKVDVQGEIRLKCYLPSCGGKILEGGG